In one window of Pseudanabaena sp. FACHB-2040 DNA:
- the murJ gene encoding murein biosynthesis integral membrane protein MurJ, which produces MPDTPKPGRSLANIAGIVAAATLISKLFGLFRQQAIGAAFAIGPVADAYNFAYVIPGFLLVLLGGINGPFHSAIVSVVAKRKREDIGPLVESISTLVGLVLLGVAVLLVIFAAPMIDLVAQGLAQSTPEAREIAILQLRIMAPMALFAGLIGIGFGTLNADDQYWLPSVSPLFSSVTVLIGLGLLFAAVGQDIVRPEYFLLGGAVLAIATLAGAVLQWLVQLPALWRSGLGRLRLRFNWSDPGVQEVFRILGPATFSSGMLQINVFTDLFFASFIPGTAAALGYANLLVQTPLGIVSNVILVPFLPIFARLAAPENWPELKSRIRQSLLLTALTMLPLGALIITLALPIVRLVYERGAFDLEASQMVTSLLITYGIGMFVYLARDVLVRVFYALGDGQTPFRVSLANIGLNAVLDFWFIRWFGAPGLVLATVGVNIISALAMVIILDRRLQGLPWLAWGRPILALTLASGAAGTAAWGTRLGLENWWGMEGFWIQLLVLAIASTVGLMLFTLLAMLLPIPETGLLVARLRQRFRRR; this is translated from the coding sequence GTGCCAGATACTCCTAAGCCCGGTCGGTCCCTCGCTAATATTGCTGGGATCGTTGCTGCGGCTACCTTGATTAGCAAGCTCTTTGGCCTATTTCGCCAGCAGGCCATTGGGGCAGCCTTTGCCATTGGTCCGGTCGCCGATGCCTACAACTTTGCCTACGTGATTCCGGGGTTTTTGCTGGTGCTTTTGGGCGGTATCAATGGCCCCTTTCACAGCGCTATTGTTAGCGTCGTTGCCAAGCGCAAGCGGGAAGATATCGGGCCTCTAGTGGAGTCGATCAGCACTCTGGTAGGGCTGGTTTTGCTGGGGGTGGCGGTGCTGCTGGTTATATTTGCCGCACCGATGATTGACCTAGTGGCGCAGGGATTGGCCCAAAGCACGCCCGAGGCCAGAGAAATTGCCATTCTGCAGCTGCGGATTATGGCTCCGATGGCGCTGTTTGCCGGCCTGATTGGCATTGGCTTTGGCACCCTTAATGCCGATGACCAGTATTGGTTACCCTCGGTCAGCCCTCTGTTTTCGAGTGTGACGGTGCTGATTGGGCTTGGACTTTTGTTTGCTGCTGTGGGGCAGGACATCGTGCGGCCCGAGTATTTTCTGCTGGGGGGAGCGGTGCTTGCGATCGCAACTCTAGCGGGCGCAGTGCTGCAGTGGCTGGTGCAGCTGCCAGCCCTCTGGCGCTCTGGCTTGGGTCGGCTGCGGCTGCGGTTTAACTGGTCTGATCCGGGGGTGCAGGAGGTCTTTAGGATTTTGGGACCGGCCACCTTTTCCTCAGGCATGCTGCAGATCAATGTCTTCACAGATTTGTTTTTTGCCTCGTTTATCCCTGGTACGGCAGCCGCTCTAGGCTACGCCAACCTGCTGGTTCAGACGCCCCTAGGAATTGTTTCCAACGTTATTTTGGTGCCGTTTCTGCCCATTTTTGCGCGGCTGGCAGCGCCAGAAAACTGGCCGGAGCTCAAGAGCCGCATTCGCCAGAGCCTGCTGCTTACGGCCCTGACCATGCTGCCGTTGGGGGCGCTGATTATTACCCTGGCACTGCCCATTGTGCGGCTAGTTTATGAGCGCGGAGCGTTTGACCTAGAGGCCTCACAAATGGTGACCTCGCTGCTGATCACTTACGGTATCGGCATGTTTGTCTATCTAGCGCGGGACGTGCTGGTGCGGGTGTTTTATGCGCTGGGAGACGGCCAAACTCCGTTTCGCGTCAGCCTAGCCAACATCGGGCTGAATGCGGTGCTCGACTTCTGGTTCATCCGCTGGTTTGGCGCGCCTGGTCTAGTGCTGGCAACGGTCGGAGTCAATATCATTTCGGCCTTGGCGATGGTGATTATTCTGGATCGGCGGCTGCAGGGACTGCCATGGCTGGCTTGGGGCCGCCCAATCCTAGCGCTGACGTTGGCCAGCGGAGCAGCGGGCACCGCCGCTTGGGGAACTCGCCTAGGGCTTGAGAACTGGTGGGGGATGGAAGGATTTTGGATTCAGCTGCTGGTGCTTGCGATCGCAAGTACCGTTGGCCTCATGCTATTTACGCTGCTTGCCATGCTGCTGCCTATTCCTGAAACGGGGTTACTGGTGGCACGGCTGCGGCAGCGCTTCCGACGTCGCTAA
- a CDS encoding substrate-binding domain-containing protein, producing MNTLPKTSLLLLALLTSLVMPLVEFRRESGHTQAQEFLAQELIEPVPTFTPPASIAAGTTLTIDGSPSMRAINQALEQGFESRYPGSQVTSGSSSTEAGLQALLQGNLDLAAVARPLSDAEIAQGLTQVPISREKIAIIVGRDNPFQGDLTFNDFARIFRGEITNWAQVGGPNLPLRFVDRPATSDTRQALGGYEIFQAAPFETGANAVQVDTDDTADVVQTLGNDGVGYAIASQVLNQENVRVLTLNSTLPDDPRYPYSQPRGYVYRGEPSLAVEAFLGFATNPEGQQAVAVAKADEAATVATADLLPGQLAVSPDGELIVRGTQDGRLEWYDSQGKALGITVPAHTNLVTGLAFAPDGQTLVSSSADGTIRRWDREGNPVGQPLQGSGSPITALAISPDGQQIASGSNNGSVQRWSADGTPGSPIAAHQGSVRAVAFSPDGQTLITGGTDAAIRRWNPDGTAAGEAVEAHLGGVNALASSPDGQFLVSGGADGTLQFWDAAGTPQGERVAAHEEAVTAIAISPDSQTTASVGQDNVLRLWDPNGNPRATPEGSLPSSVSDLAYTPEGNLVTSLAEGDLQLRDPQGRLRGDELPALPSNSNLPPGINNALQGLPRSVWWIIPAIPILLILVGLLWSIFGRRRSPEDPEETELEELEDVNAQLVSVPVENVPAEDAPIGTVPVEDVSARVDDITPGVPDNGYLTSPEIPPDSAWVGVPGAMVKDQPFRATADPSLGEKLSQARADLAEGNRLASTGHYDDALNHFNSAIEAAEVERMKAIAAGTSLAGVALVMAQATASQGNVLALLGRSDRALESFNQALEIDADAIEAWVGKGRLLANMGQLDEALFCFDKALELDPSSGPAWAGKGRTLIQMGEQQEGQTYLSRAAELGGDGDPVPAESGLLEPRNPSDLAGDLLTDNISDESTLQSLVDPAPASLPGPIQASTGLPQADVPAELEQDVADLPSAKTLKQPAAPLADLEVPAAMQAVVAALPDEPELPEHAFITADQITNPDEWEQPIAPVILEAPPLTPEQSLTPTELAAPPATLVIDEVSLPDPEDLQEMAEALRATIDLSTITTQTRQSGDMAPENPTADITPNPPRAERPTGRVSLVEYLQPNGPEPPSGALSSGSTLVPAEVAEPEALETEAEVVEPEVAEPEAVGPEVLEPEVAEVVEPEVMEPEAVGPDANPAPVDSFSGSGNVSMLDEPLEAEPEPDLAGDTSYLSATNSSTTSIPAEAPRAVNSAEPEPELVESRPDNPDEGNEFADLPPEVLAALRGIPADSPDYLDVPSEVGGGTVKPPAVPANPRLAQLLPDNLTDLPTSWMTLAQETGGERLYTVWEISDLERTAAKQEGGETLMIRLYDVTGQPAAGSLPAPIDQQACYELAKDWYLALPEGENVEAQSTRTYLAEVGYQTNTGEWLSLARSNSVTIGLG from the coding sequence ATGAACACGCTACCGAAGACCTCTTTATTGCTGCTTGCCCTGCTGACCTCGCTGGTCATGCCTCTGGTAGAGTTCCGACGAGAAAGCGGGCATACCCAGGCCCAAGAGTTTCTGGCTCAGGAATTGATTGAGCCTGTGCCTACCTTTACTCCGCCCGCTAGCATTGCCGCCGGGACTACCTTGACCATTGACGGGTCACCCAGTATGCGGGCAATCAATCAGGCGTTAGAGCAGGGATTTGAGAGCCGCTATCCGGGCTCGCAAGTGACCTCGGGCAGCAGCAGCACAGAGGCGGGGCTACAGGCTCTGCTCCAGGGCAACCTCGACCTAGCTGCAGTCGCTCGCCCCCTCAGTGATGCTGAAATCGCCCAAGGGCTAACTCAAGTGCCCATCAGCCGGGAAAAAATCGCCATTATTGTGGGGCGCGACAATCCCTTTCAAGGAGATCTCACCTTTAACGACTTTGCGCGGATTTTTCGAGGAGAGATTACCAACTGGGCTCAAGTTGGTGGCCCTAACCTGCCGCTGCGCTTTGTTGATCGCCCCGCTACCAGCGATACCCGGCAAGCCCTAGGCGGCTATGAAATTTTTCAGGCTGCGCCGTTTGAAACGGGAGCCAATGCGGTTCAAGTTGACACAGATGATACGGCTGACGTAGTTCAGACGCTCGGCAACGATGGTGTGGGCTATGCGATCGCATCTCAGGTATTAAACCAGGAAAACGTTCGGGTCTTGACTCTAAATAGCACCCTCCCCGACGACCCTCGCTATCCCTACTCCCAACCCCGAGGCTACGTTTACCGGGGCGAGCCCAGTCTGGCCGTAGAAGCCTTTTTGGGCTTTGCTACCAACCCAGAGGGCCAGCAAGCCGTTGCCGTTGCCAAAGCAGACGAAGCCGCGACAGTAGCCACCGCCGATCTGCTGCCTGGGCAACTGGCCGTAAGCCCCGATGGCGAATTAATCGTGCGAGGCACTCAAGATGGCCGCCTGGAGTGGTACGACAGCCAAGGCAAGGCTTTGGGGATCACCGTGCCCGCCCACACCAACCTAGTCACCGGGCTGGCCTTCGCCCCCGACGGGCAAACCCTGGTTTCTAGCAGCGCTGATGGCACCATCCGCCGCTGGGATCGAGAGGGTAACCCGGTGGGGCAGCCCCTACAGGGCAGTGGTAGCCCGATAACCGCCCTCGCAATCAGCCCCGACGGGCAGCAAATCGCCAGCGGCAGCAACAATGGCAGCGTTCAAAGGTGGTCAGCTGATGGCACACCGGGCAGTCCTATTGCAGCCCACCAGGGCAGCGTACGGGCTGTGGCCTTTAGCCCTGATGGCCAAACCCTGATTACTGGCGGTACCGATGCTGCTATCCGACGGTGGAACCCCGATGGCACCGCCGCTGGGGAAGCCGTTGAGGCCCATCTAGGGGGCGTCAACGCTTTGGCTAGCAGCCCAGACGGCCAGTTTTTGGTCAGCGGCGGCGCAGATGGCACCCTGCAATTTTGGGATGCTGCCGGAACACCTCAAGGTGAGCGGGTAGCTGCCCATGAAGAGGCTGTCACAGCCATCGCGATTAGCCCCGACAGCCAAACAACCGCCAGTGTCGGTCAAGACAACGTTTTACGGCTGTGGGACCCCAACGGCAATCCTCGAGCCACGCCCGAGGGTTCTCTCCCTAGCTCAGTTAGCGATTTGGCCTATACTCCCGAGGGCAATCTGGTGACCAGTCTGGCTGAGGGCGACCTGCAGCTGCGCGATCCGCAGGGACGGCTGCGAGGGGATGAACTGCCTGCGCTGCCCAGCAACTCCAATTTGCCGCCTGGAATCAACAATGCCTTGCAAGGTTTACCCCGCTCAGTCTGGTGGATTATTCCGGCAATTCCGATTCTGCTCATTTTAGTCGGCCTGCTGTGGAGCATCTTTGGCAGACGGCGATCTCCAGAAGACCCGGAGGAGACTGAACTAGAGGAACTAGAAGACGTTAATGCCCAGCTAGTCAGTGTTCCAGTCGAAAATGTTCCAGCCGAGGATGCTCCAATCGGAACTGTTCCAGTCGAAGATGTCTCAGCCAGAGTTGACGACATTACTCCTGGAGTACCCGATAACGGCTACCTAACCTCCCCTGAAATACCGCCCGATTCGGCTTGGGTAGGAGTTCCTGGAGCAATGGTCAAAGACCAACCCTTTAGGGCCACTGCAGATCCCTCTCTGGGGGAAAAACTGAGTCAGGCTAGGGCAGATTTGGCAGAGGGCAACCGGCTAGCCAGCACAGGTCACTATGACGATGCTCTCAACCATTTCAATAGCGCAATTGAGGCGGCTGAGGTGGAGCGCATGAAAGCGATCGCAGCCGGCACCAGTCTGGCTGGAGTCGCCCTGGTTATGGCCCAAGCCACTGCTAGCCAAGGTAACGTCTTGGCACTGTTAGGCCGTTCTGATCGGGCTCTAGAGAGCTTTAACCAGGCTCTAGAAATAGATGCCGACGCTATAGAAGCTTGGGTGGGCAAAGGTCGCCTGCTGGCAAATATGGGGCAGCTAGACGAAGCATTATTTTGTTTTGACAAGGCCCTAGAACTCGATCCGAGCTCTGGTCCAGCCTGGGCTGGCAAAGGGCGCACCCTTATTCAAATGGGAGAGCAGCAGGAAGGACAGACCTATCTCAGCCGAGCAGCCGAATTGGGCGGCGACGGTGACCCTGTCCCCGCTGAATCTGGTCTGCTAGAGCCTAGAAATCCTAGCGACCTAGCAGGCGATCTGCTCACAGACAACATTTCAGATGAATCTACTCTGCAATCACTAGTTGACCCTGCACCCGCATCCTTGCCCGGCCCAATTCAGGCGTCTACGGGCTTGCCCCAGGCAGACGTACCCGCCGAGCTAGAGCAGGACGTTGCCGATTTACCCAGTGCCAAAACCCTGAAACAACCGGCAGCCCCGCTGGCAGATTTAGAAGTGCCAGCGGCCATGCAGGCTGTGGTAGCCGCCCTCCCCGATGAGCCTGAACTGCCTGAACACGCCTTCATCACGGCAGACCAAATCACCAATCCGGATGAATGGGAGCAGCCCATTGCCCCCGTTATTTTGGAAGCGCCACCACTGACGCCAGAACAGTCACTCACTCCCACAGAGCTAGCTGCCCCCCCAGCAACGCTGGTGATAGACGAAGTTTCTCTGCCTGATCCAGAGGATTTACAAGAGATGGCAGAGGCTCTCAGGGCCACGATTGATCTCTCTACCATCACGACTCAGACCCGCCAGTCAGGAGACATGGCCCCAGAGAACCCGACTGCGGACATAACCCCAAACCCGCCTAGAGCAGAACGGCCCACAGGTCGGGTGAGTTTGGTCGAGTACCTCCAGCCTAATGGTCCAGAACCTCCAAGCGGTGCTTTAAGTTCAGGCAGTACACTGGTCCCGGCTGAAGTGGCAGAGCCTGAGGCTTTAGAGACTGAGGCTGAAGTTGTAGAGCCTGAGGTCGCAGAGCCTGAAGCTGTAGGGCCTGAAGTTTTAGAACCTGAGGTCGCAGAAGTTGTAGAGCCTGAGGTTATGGAGCCTGAAGCTGTAGGGCCTGACGCTAACCCTGCTCCGGTAGATAGTTTCTCTGGTTCAGGCAATGTATCTATGCTGGATGAGCCTTTAGAGGCCGAACCTGAGCCGGATCTGGCAGGTGATACCTCCTATCTCTCAGCCACCAATAGCTCAACGACATCCATTCCCGCTGAAGCCCCCCGTGCAGTGAATTCCGCCGAACCTGAGCCAGAACTGGTCGAGAGCAGACCCGACAATCCTGACGAAGGCAATGAGTTTGCTGACCTGCCCCCAGAGGTGCTGGCAGCGCTGCGCGGCATTCCTGCTGATTCCCCTGATTATCTCGATGTGCCCAGCGAAGTGGGAGGCGGGACAGTGAAACCGCCAGCGGTTCCGGCGAATCCCCGCTTGGCCCAGTTGTTACCAGATAATCTTACCGACCTGCCGACCAGCTGGATGACCCTCGCTCAAGAGACAGGCGGTGAACGCCTTTACACAGTCTGGGAAATTTCTGATTTGGAGCGAACTGCAGCCAAGCAAGAGGGTGGGGAAACTCTCATGATTCGCCTATACGACGTTACAGGGCAGCCTGCGGCAGGGAGCTTGCCTGCGCCTATTGATCAGCAAGCGTGTTACGAACTGGCTAAAGACTGGTATCTAGCGCTGCCTGAAGGCGAAAATGTCGAGGCCCAATCAACCCGCACCTATCTAGCTGAGGTTGGCTACCAAACCAATACCGGAGAGTGGTTAAGCCTAGCGCGCTCTAATTCAGTGACCATCGGCCTTGGCTAA
- a CDS encoding ABC transporter substrate-binding protein, producing MTAPLKTWLQACPNLFAIAAAALHRINRPWQRGTALVLAGVFAIALSSCDPSQFQRADAASTPRLVLSSLGDPKTFNPVLNDEANHVFGYTFEGLTTGDGITGEVIPAQAESWEISEDGKTIVFTMREGLQWSDGEPLTVDDVLFTYNEVIFNEAIPTSSRDVMRIGEQGLLPTVSKLDDRRVQFVLPEPFAPFLRTTSMEILPAHVLRPSVQEKDSNGNLRFLSTWASDTPPSQLVVNGPYRIKRYTPSERVEFERNPHYWRKDEQGNPQPYIQELVWQVIESTDNQLLQFRSGGLDLMSISPDFYALLRRETERGDFSIYNGGPALGTTFMTFNLNKASRNGKPLIDPIKSRWFNTLEFRQAVSYAVDRQTMLNNIFQGLGEPQTSPISKQSPYYAAPEEGIPTYDYNPDKARELLLSAGFQYSGRGELLDADGNRVRFTLITNSGNKIREAMGSQIRQDLSKIGIQVDFQPIAFSVLVDRLSDSLEWDAHILSLTGGLEPNSGANVWLVNGTLHAFNQNAVSGQEPLEGWEVADWEQRISDLYIQAAQTVDEDERRALYRETQEITQTYLPFIYLINPLSLAAVRNKVEGVQHTAIGGSLWNLHELRLQE from the coding sequence ATGACAGCACCGCTGAAAACCTGGCTCCAAGCCTGTCCTAACCTATTTGCGATCGCAGCTGCAGCTCTGCACCGAATTAACCGGCCCTGGCAGCGAGGAACGGCGCTGGTCCTGGCAGGGGTATTTGCGATCGCACTGAGCAGCTGTGACCCTTCCCAGTTTCAGAGAGCCGATGCCGCTTCCACTCCTCGGCTAGTGCTGAGCTCCCTGGGCGATCCCAAAACCTTTAACCCCGTTCTCAACGACGAAGCCAACCACGTTTTTGGCTACACCTTTGAGGGCCTGACCACCGGCGATGGCATTACCGGCGAAGTTATTCCCGCCCAAGCCGAGTCGTGGGAGATCTCTGAAGACGGCAAAACTATCGTCTTCACAATGCGAGAAGGGCTGCAGTGGTCAGACGGAGAGCCATTAACCGTTGACGATGTGCTCTTCACCTACAACGAAGTCATCTTCAATGAGGCTATTCCCACCAGCAGTCGTGATGTGATGCGTATCGGTGAGCAAGGGCTTCTGCCCACCGTCAGTAAGCTAGACGACCGGCGTGTGCAGTTTGTCCTGCCCGAGCCCTTTGCCCCTTTCCTACGCACCACCAGCATGGAGATCCTGCCCGCCCACGTGCTGCGGCCTAGTGTGCAAGAAAAAGACAGTAACGGCAACCTACGATTTCTCTCCACCTGGGCCTCCGACACTCCGCCTAGCCAGCTCGTGGTCAATGGCCCCTACCGGATCAAGCGCTACACCCCTAGCGAGCGAGTCGAGTTTGAGCGCAACCCCCACTACTGGCGTAAAGATGAACAGGGCAACCCGCAGCCCTACATTCAAGAACTGGTTTGGCAGGTGATTGAATCTACCGACAACCAGCTGCTGCAGTTTCGCTCAGGCGGGTTGGACCTGATGAGCATTTCTCCCGATTTCTACGCGCTGCTGCGGCGAGAGACAGAGCGGGGCGACTTTAGTATTTACAACGGTGGTCCAGCCCTAGGAACCACCTTCATGACCTTCAACCTAAACAAAGCCAGCCGCAACGGCAAACCCCTCATAGACCCGATTAAGTCCCGCTGGTTCAACACCCTAGAGTTTCGTCAGGCGGTCTCCTACGCAGTCGATCGCCAAACAATGCTCAACAATATTTTCCAAGGCTTAGGAGAACCCCAAACCTCCCCCATCTCCAAACAGAGTCCCTACTATGCCGCACCAGAAGAAGGCATTCCGACCTACGACTACAATCCTGACAAGGCCCGCGAACTGCTGCTCTCAGCCGGATTTCAGTACAGCGGTCGAGGTGAACTGCTCGATGCCGACGGCAACCGGGTGCGGTTTACGCTAATCACCAACTCTGGCAACAAGATTCGTGAGGCAATGGGCTCGCAGATCCGGCAAGATCTGTCCAAAATTGGTATTCAAGTTGATTTTCAACCAATTGCTTTTAGCGTTTTGGTAGACCGTCTGTCCGACAGCCTTGAGTGGGATGCCCACATCCTAAGTCTGACCGGAGGGTTAGAACCTAACAGTGGAGCCAATGTCTGGCTAGTTAACGGCACCCTCCACGCCTTCAACCAAAATGCGGTCTCTGGGCAGGAACCCCTGGAAGGCTGGGAAGTTGCTGACTGGGAACAGCGCATTTCAGATCTTTACATTCAAGCCGCCCAAACCGTCGATGAAGATGAGCGTCGGGCACTTTACCGGGAAACCCAGGAAATTACCCAGACCTACCTGCCCTTCATCTACTTAATTAACCCGCTTTCCCTCGCGGCTGTTCGTAACAAGGTGGAAGGCGTACAGCACACGGCCATCGGCGGCTCTCTCTGGAATCTTCATGAACTCAGGCTGCAGGAATAA